Proteins co-encoded in one Arachis hypogaea cultivar Tifrunner chromosome 13, arahy.Tifrunner.gnm2.J5K5, whole genome shotgun sequence genomic window:
- the LOC112732598 gene encoding uncharacterized protein — MKLLNMLIEIVKLNILADLAKNDPAWGHCKQVVESGKTILLCIYCEKLIRGGGIHRFKLHLSGKGGDVESCRKVPAAVRHQFHESIEELRSKKRKTQEQYAESYNACDDVEREFDEIERNEMQQQQKSRVPTPNSRKGKQVKGLQSYFPPTTTPGAQPTIKSVLQSKKIVEKCDIAIAKWMVDASVPFNAVNSAYYQPMIDAIASMGAGYKGPSYPRVRGYLLSKLVEDVRKMIDGYREIWKQTGCTIMADGWTDRCRRTLINFLVYCPKGTVFLKSVDASNISKTAENLFKLFRDVVLFVGPENVVHIVTDNAANYVAAGRLLEAEFPKLYWSPCAAHCVNLMFQDIGKLQEVSQTVSQASLITKYIYNHCYPLFLMRKFTGGREILRPAPTRFATNFIALQSILAQKDPLRAMVTSKEFTSSAYSKEAKAKKFVDQVLDSKFWSQCTDIVKLTEPLVRVLRIVDSEDRPAMGFLYQAIYKAREEMVKRFQKRKKVVDPYLKILDTRWDAQLKKNLHAAGYWLNPAFRFNAGEFEKHKETISGLLDVIEKYAYDDPVLNSKLTSEKRIFKNAEKDFGRPSAIRERNTVMPDQWWESYGCGAPNLQKLAIRVLSQTCSSSGCERNWNIFEHIHSKKRNRLEHQKLNDLVYVHYNLRLQQRNQMRNQVYDPICLDAFEDHSEWILEDSPPFLTPEEIDALRNDLANMSLQSPLDDLDQLDLEDDRDEDGANNSVENANQNETNQDVAPHLSDEEQLADFEITPWI, encoded by the exons ATGAAATTGTTGAATATGCTTATTGAAATTGTTAAGCTGAATATCCTTGCTGACTT agcAAAAAACGATCCTGCATGGGGTCATTGTAAACAAGTTGTGGAGTCTGGAAAAACAATTCTGCTATGCATATATTGTGAGAAGCTTATTAGGGGTGGAGGAATTCATCGGTTTAAGCTTCATTTGTCTGGAAAAGGAGGAGATGTTGAGTCTTGTCGAAAGGTGCCAGCTGCAGTGAGACACCAATTCCATGAAAGTATTGAAGAGCTtcgaagcaagaaaagaaaaactcaagaacaataTGCCGAAAGTTATAATGCTTGTGATGATGTTGAAAGAGAATTTGACGAGATCGAACGTAATGAgatgcaacaacaacaaaaatccaGGGTTCCAACACCtaactctagaaaaggaaaacaagTCAAAGGTTTACAATCCTATTTTCCACCGACAACAACACCTGGAGCTCAACCAACTATCAAAAGCGTTCTTCAAAGCAAAAAAATTGTGGAGAAGTGTGATATTGCTATTGCGAAATGGATGGTGGATGCCTCTGTTCCATTTAATGCGGTTAATTCAGCTTACTATCAGCCAATGATTGATGCTATTGCAAGCATGGGTGCAGGGTATAAAGGGCCAAGTTATCCAAGAGTCCGTGGGTATTTGTTGAGTAAATTAGTTGAGGATGTGAGGAAAATGATTGATGGTTATCGTGAGATTTGGAAGCAAACTGGATGCACTATTATGGCCGATGGATGGACTGATCGTTGTAGGCGtactttgattaattttttagtttattgtCCTAAAGGAACTGTTTTTCTAAAGTCGGTTGATGCTTCTAATATCTCAAAAACTGCTGAAAATTTGTTTAAGTTGTTTAGGGATGTTGTATTGTTTGTTGGTCCTGAGAATGTTGTGCATATTGTAACGGACAATGCTGCAAACTATGTTGCTGCGGGAAGGTTGTTGGAGGCTGAGTTTCCTAAATTATATTGGTCCCCTTGTGCAGCTCATTGTGTTAATCTGATGTTTCAAGATATTGGGAAGTTGCAAGAAGTGAGTCAAACTGTGTCACAAGCTTCACTGATCACTAAGTATATCTATAATCATTGCTATCCATTGTTCTTGATGAGAAAGTTTACAGGTGGGCGGGAAATACTTCGTCCAGCTCCAACTCGGTTTGCTACTAATTTCATTGCTTTGCAAAGTATTTTAGCTCAAAAGGATCCTTTGAGAGCTATGGTGACTTCTAAAGAATTTACAAGCTCGGCTTACTCCAAAGAAGCCAAAGCTAAGAAATTCGTGGATCAAGTCTTGGATTCTAAATTTTGGAGTCAATGCACTGATATTGTTAAGCTTACTGAGCCACTTGTTCGTGTTTTACGTATTGTGGATAGTGAAGACAGACCTGCCATGGGTTTTCTTTATCAAGCTATTTATAAGGCTAGAGAAGAAATGGTGAAGAGGtttcagaaaagaaagaaggttGTTGATCCTTATTTGAAGATTTTGGATACCCGTTGGGATGCACAACTTAAGAAAAATCTTCATGCCGCTGGTTATTGGTTAAATCCAGCTTTTCGATTTAATGCTGGAGAATTTGAAAAGCACAAAGAAACGATTTCTGGCTTGTTGGATGTCATTGAGAAATATGCTTATGATGATCCTGTATTGAATTCTAAGCTGACAAGTGAGAAGAGGATCTTTAAGAATGCTGAGAAAGATTTTGGAAGACCCTCTGCAATACGTGAACGAAACACTGTTATGCCAG ATCAATGGTGGGAATCTTATGGTTGTGGAGCCCCAAATTTGCAAAAGTTGGCTATTCGTGTTTTAAGCCAGACTTGTAGCTCTTCAGGTTGTGAGCGTAACTGGAATATTTTTGAACACATTCACTCAAAGAAGAGGAATCGGTTAGAGCATCAAAAACTTAATGATCTTGTTTATGTTCATTACAACTTAAGGTTACAACAAAG GAACCAAATGAGAAACCAAGTTTATGATCCAATTTGTCTTGATGCATTTGAGGATCATTCGGAATGGATACTGGAAGATTCACCACCATTTTTAACTCCTGAAGAAATTGATGCTTTACGAAATGATCTTGCAAATATGTCTCTTCAATCACCTTTAGATGATTTAG ATCAATTGGATTTGGAAGATGATCGGGATGAAGATGGAGCTAATAATTCTGTGGAAAATGCAAATCAAAATGAAACCAATCAGGATGTAGCTCCACATTTGTCAGATGAAGAGCAACTTGCCGACTTTGAAATCACTCCTtggatttag
- the LOC112737109 gene encoding serine carboxypeptidase-like 34, translating to MALCSDIRFNNNILLVLLLLFGNEALGVFCSVLAEQEADRVYRLPGQPVVKFKQYAGYITVNETHGRALFYWFFEATDKPEHKPLLLWLNGGPGCSSIGYGEAEELGPFFPQNSSQPKLKLNPYSWNKAANLLFLESPVGVGFSYTNTSSDIKALGDKITAIDSHIFITKWFKRFPQFRSHEFYISGESYAGHYVPQLSELIFDNNRDPSKEDYIKFKGFMIGNALLDDETDQKGMVDYAWDHAVLSDGVYHNITSNCDFRYANLTDEGLSKPCNDALKKYFDVYKIIDMYSLYTPMCFTNTNSSTRRNTPKVIKGVAPHTFSKFEMWHQIPASGYDPCASDYTAAYLNRPEVQEALHANVSKIPYKWTHCSDQINTWNGSPQSMLPILKKLVDGGIRIWVFSGDTDGRIPVTSTRLTLRKLGLSIVQDWTPWYTSRQVGGWTINYDGLTFVTVRGAGHQVPTFRPKQALQLIRHFLVNKKLPEHPIKQGPF from the exons ATGGCTTTGTGTTCAGATATTAGATTCAATAATAATATTCTTTTGGTTTTGTTGTTGCTATTTGGCAATGAAGCTTTGGGTGTGTTTTGTTCGGTGCTGGCAGAACAAGAGGCTGATAGAGTTTACAGGCTACCGGGGCAGCCTGTGGTGAAGTTCAAGCAATACGCTGGTTACATCACTGTCAATGAGACTCATGGAAGAGCACTCTTCTACTGGTTCTTTGAGGCTACCGACAAACCTGAACACAAACCACTCCTTCTCTGGCTCAATGGAG GACCAGGCTGTTCCTCAATTGGTTATGGAGAAGCAGAGGAACTAGGACCCTTCTTTCCCCAAAATAGCAGCCAACCAAAGCTAAAGTTGAACCCTTATTCTTGGAACAAAG CCGCAAATCTTTTGTTTTTGGAATCCCCTGTGGGAGTGGGATTCTCCTACACCAACACCAGCAGTGATATTAAGGCTCTTGGTGACAAAATTACTG CTATTGATTCTCACATTTTTATCACCAAATGGTTTAAGCGATTTCCACAATTTAGATCACACGAATTCTACATTTCAGGCGAAAGCTATGcag GGCACTATGTTCCTCAACTTTCAGAGCTCATATTTGATAACAATCGTGATCCTTCCAAGGAAGACTACATTAAATTCAAAGGATTCATG ATTGGGAATGCACTATTGGATGATGAAACAGATCAAAAGGGAATGGTAGATTATGCATGGGACCATGCTGTGCTATCAGATGGTGTATACCATAATATCACATCAAACTGTGACTTCAGATATGCAAATCTAACAGATGAAGGTCTATCAAAGCCATGCAATGATGCACTCAAGAAGTATTTTGATGTGTATAAAATCATTGACATGTATAGCTTATACACTCCAATGTGTTTCACTAACACCAACAGCTCCACCAGAAGGAATACCCCTAAAGTTATCAAGGGCGTTGCTCCTCACACTTTCTCTAAATTT GAAATGTGGCATCAAATACCAGCCAGTGGATATGATCCTTGTGCATCAGATTACACCGCAGCATATCTAAATAGGCCGGAAGTGCAAGAGGCACTACATGCCAATGTCTCCAAAATTCCCTACAAATGGACTCACTGCAG TGATCAAATCAACACTTGGAATGGGTCACCTCAGTCCATGCTTCCTATTCTCAAGAAGCTCGTTGATGGTGGAATTCGCATATGGGTTTTCAG TGGAGATACCGATGGAAGAATCCCTGTAACTTCCACAAGATTAACATTGAGAAAATTGGGGCTTAGCATTGTTCAAGATTGGACTCCTTGGTATACCAGCAGACAG GTGGGAGGATGGACGATTAACTATGATGGGCTCACTTTTGTTACAGTAAGAGGTGCTGGTCATCAGGTTCCAACTTTTCGTCCTAAGCAAGCTCTTCAGCTAATTAGACATTTCTTGGTGAACAAGAAATTACCGGAACACCCAATTAAACAGGGTCCCTTTTGA